Proteins encoded in a region of the Oscillospiraceae bacterium MB24-C1 genome:
- a CDS encoding nucleoside-diphosphate sugar epimerase/dehydratase gives MRFSKSRKLLLFLLDISIISGCYFLISLLLGSRNINQHYMVVVLQHLLLIGLCYSVSLFAFKMYDSLWRYAESQEYLTLIISVAAAFCSYRLMEALLPLEKLPAAVGITAASLSSLSMLLVRFSYRQYRNYKKLSHARHIRLAIVGAGSAGATLLNNIQSNADSNYLPVCFFDDNPVKIGKRIHGVSIVGPVNMVAQYCKTHYIQELIIAMPSINSSARRKVISECARAGCDVKILPDTVLLLENKYDILEKTIRHVNIQDLLGRESVTFDCENVHYFLKDKVVMVTGGGGSIGSQLCKQVMQCAPKRLVVIDIYENNVYDLQQELLLDCGKNIPLSIEIASVRDVEKLDSLFDKYRPQVVFHAAAHKHVPLMELCPEEAVKNNIFGTYHMVQMADRYRTEKFVLISTDKAVNPTNIMGATKRFCEMILQSMKGVSQTQFVAVRFGNVLGSNGSVIPLFKRQIERGGPVTVTHKDIIRYFMTIPEAVQLVLQAATMAEQSEVFVLDMGEPVKIIELAENMIRLSGHRPYQDIDIIETGLRSGEKLYEELLIASEDLISTPNTKIFIERQHRISQHEIQQKLKHIGEALGSESVSRLRAVLHEVVPTFKEPHEVNQIFEATETAQSEQTAQMLNPSVPIVIHSTPATVVAGKIPV, from the coding sequence TTGCGATTCAGTAAATCTCGTAAATTATTACTGTTCTTGCTAGATATCAGCATTATCTCGGGATGTTACTTTCTGATTAGCCTGCTGTTGGGCAGCAGAAATATTAATCAACATTATATGGTTGTTGTGCTACAGCATCTGCTACTGATTGGCCTTTGCTACAGCGTCAGCCTGTTTGCCTTTAAGATGTATGACAGCCTGTGGCGCTATGCTGAGTCACAGGAGTATTTGACGCTGATTATCAGTGTTGCTGCGGCCTTTTGTAGTTATAGGCTGATGGAAGCTCTGCTACCGCTTGAAAAGCTGCCGGCTGCCGTTGGTATTACCGCCGCTTCGCTGTCGTCTCTGAGCATGTTGTTGGTCCGCTTTTCTTACCGGCAATACCGCAACTATAAAAAGCTTTCGCACGCAAGGCATATTCGGTTGGCTATTGTAGGTGCCGGTAGCGCAGGCGCCACCTTGCTAAACAATATTCAAAGTAACGCCGACAGCAATTATTTGCCGGTGTGCTTTTTTGACGATAACCCTGTCAAGATTGGCAAGCGCATACATGGTGTCAGTATTGTCGGGCCGGTTAATATGGTGGCGCAATACTGCAAGACGCATTATATCCAGGAGCTCATTATCGCAATGCCTTCGATCAACAGTAGCGCGCGCAGGAAGGTTATTTCAGAATGTGCACGCGCCGGTTGCGATGTGAAAATTTTACCAGATACCGTGTTGCTGTTGGAAAATAAATATGATATACTGGAAAAAACTATAAGACATGTCAATATACAGGATTTGTTAGGCAGAGAAAGTGTCACATTTGATTGTGAAAATGTCCATTATTTTCTAAAAGACAAGGTCGTCATGGTGACCGGCGGCGGAGGCTCTATTGGTTCTCAGCTTTGCAAGCAGGTGATGCAGTGCGCGCCCAAACGGCTTGTGGTGATCGATATTTATGAGAACAATGTGTACGATCTGCAGCAAGAATTGCTGCTGGATTGCGGAAAGAACATTCCTCTCAGTATAGAAATTGCTTCGGTTCGGGATGTCGAAAAGCTCGACAGCCTGTTTGATAAGTATCGTCCACAGGTGGTTTTCCACGCTGCGGCGCATAAGCATGTTCCGTTGATGGAGCTTTGCCCCGAGGAAGCTGTTAAAAACAATATTTTCGGAACCTATCATATGGTACAGATGGCCGACCGCTATCGCACTGAGAAATTTGTGTTAATTTCGACTGATAAAGCGGTCAACCCCACCAATATTATGGGGGCGACCAAGCGTTTTTGTGAAATGATACTCCAAAGCATGAAGGGCGTCAGTCAGACTCAGTTTGTCGCTGTACGCTTTGGCAATGTTCTGGGGTCGAATGGATCAGTTATCCCGCTGTTCAAACGGCAGATTGAGCGCGGTGGCCCTGTCACCGTCACCCATAAAGATATTATTCGGTACTTTATGACGATTCCCGAAGCGGTACAGTTGGTGTTGCAGGCAGCCACCATGGCCGAGCAATCGGAAGTTTTTGTGCTGGACATGGGTGAGCCGGTTAAAATTATTGAACTGGCCGAAAACATGATCCGCTTGTCGGGCCATCGGCCCTATCAAGATATCGACATCATCGAAACAGGACTCCGCTCCGGCGAGAAGCTTTATGAAGAGTTGCTGATCGCCAGCGAGGATTTGATTTCGACCCCGAATACAAAGATCTTTATCGAGCGCCAGCATCGCATTTCTCAGCATGAGATTCAGCAAAAGCTAAAGCACATTGGCGAAGCGCTGGGCAGCGAATCGGTGAGCCGCCTTCGTGCTGTGCTGCATGAAGTGGTGCCTACCTTTAAAGAACCCCATGAGGTTAATCAGATTTTTGAAGCGACCGAAACAGCACAATCGGAGCAAACAGCCCAAATGCTGAATCCCAGTGTACCTATTGTCATTCACAGTACGCCGGCTACTGTCGTAGCCGGAAAAATACCGGTATAA
- a CDS encoding EpsG family protein yields the protein MAVYYILIFVIILFGILQNRFLPTEQAKKVYCIGGGIALALISSLRFMVSTDYYNYWEGFLQSYFLSWEDFSYQRFEKGYLAISRLLSGFTLGYNILFVAFAILFAAVIACFIYRRSANAWVSFTAFVCFGFLYNSMCFLRQYTALMIMLFAFKYVEQRRFFRFAIFVLLASTFHISAIVMLPFYFILRIPMNRMTLPIALVLCGIALLGSETVLGMVTKVAYKQHGLTSVEVIHGTSPGPGIAFLVFLVICLVLYKPLVQRRPYNTFLINLLYWGTFFELVGIKHAIVSRLALFFMTPAVILLVAELVELFKKNIQSITRSAGQSLAVVVLIYALLLTPMLILHQHLLDINYNGVVPYQSVFSEAFRDY from the coding sequence TTGGCAGTCTATTACATTTTGATTTTTGTTATTATTCTGTTTGGCATCCTGCAAAACAGGTTTTTGCCTACTGAGCAAGCCAAAAAAGTTTATTGCATCGGGGGCGGTATTGCGCTGGCACTGATCTCCAGCCTGCGCTTTATGGTCAGCACCGATTATTACAATTATTGGGAAGGGTTTTTGCAAAGTTACTTTTTAAGCTGGGAAGATTTCTCGTACCAGCGATTTGAAAAAGGCTATCTTGCAATCAGCCGGTTGCTTTCTGGTTTTACGCTGGGGTATAACATTTTGTTTGTGGCGTTTGCCATTCTTTTTGCCGCCGTTATCGCGTGTTTTATTTACCGCCGTTCCGCCAATGCCTGGGTCAGCTTTACCGCCTTTGTATGCTTTGGTTTTTTATATAATTCCATGTGCTTTCTGCGGCAGTATACGGCCCTAATGATTATGCTTTTCGCTTTTAAATATGTTGAACAGCGTCGGTTTTTCAGATTCGCTATTTTTGTATTGCTGGCGTCTACTTTCCATATCTCCGCCATTGTAATGCTTCCATTTTATTTCATTTTGCGCATCCCCATGAATCGGATGACATTGCCGATAGCACTCGTTCTTTGTGGTATTGCTTTGTTGGGATCCGAGACGGTTTTAGGTATGGTCACCAAAGTGGCTTATAAACAACATGGGCTTACATCGGTGGAGGTTATCCACGGAACCAGCCCGGGACCGGGTATCGCTTTTTTAGTTTTCTTAGTTATCTGTCTGGTACTTTATAAGCCCTTGGTGCAGCGGCGTCCATATAACACTTTCCTGATCAATCTGCTTTACTGGGGGACCTTCTTTGAGCTGGTGGGCATTAAGCATGCTATTGTATCGCGTTTGGCACTGTTTTTTATGACCCCAGCGGTCATTCTTCTGGTAGCCGAGCTGGTAGAGCTTTTCAAAAAGAATATCCAATCAATCACTAGGAGTGCCGGACAATCACTAGCGGTTGTGGTGTTGATCTATGCTTTGTTGTTGACGCCCATGCTGATTCTGCACCAGCATCTTTTGGATATCAATTATAATGGTGTGGTGCCTTACCAAAGCGTCTTCTCAGAAGCGTTTAGGGACTATTAA
- a CDS encoding CpsB/CapC family capsule biosynthesis tyrosine phosphatase — protein sequence MILDLHTHILPGIDDGAKAVDVSAQMLAEIARQQLGLAVLTPHFYPYECSADDFLEKRAAAYAKLETAVQEKTPTLVGCEIFLSPLLMKNQNLRRLCISGTDFALIELPFTEHLDDKTIRLLEDLRYNHGIKPILAHVERYRSITQSRDMLDTLISCGCMVQVNAASFLMSPLKRRFVFNLLKNCKIDFLGSDCHNMTTRPPNLRQTVDFITKKAGLQALEKIEKRSEMLYNQACKNQFTVI from the coding sequence ATGATTTTAGATCTGCACACCCATATTTTGCCCGGCATCGATGACGGTGCCAAAGCGGTCGATGTTTCTGCCCAAATGCTTGCAGAAATTGCGCGTCAGCAGTTGGGACTAGCTGTGCTTACGCCGCATTTTTATCCATATGAATGTTCCGCCGACGATTTTTTAGAAAAGCGCGCTGCAGCCTATGCCAAGTTGGAAACCGCGGTGCAGGAAAAAACGCCCACTCTGGTTGGCTGCGAGATATTTTTATCCCCACTTTTGATGAAAAACCAGAATCTGCGCCGTCTTTGCATAAGCGGCACCGATTTTGCACTGATCGAGCTGCCTTTTACTGAGCACTTGGATGATAAGACAATCCGTCTGCTGGAAGATCTGCGTTATAATCATGGCATTAAACCCATTCTCGCGCATGTAGAGCGGTACCGGTCAATCACCCAAAGCCGTGATATGCTTGATACGCTGATTTCTTGTGGTTGCATGGTGCAGGTGAACGCAGCGTCTTTTTTAATGTCTCCGCTTAAAAGGCGGTTTGTATTTAATTTGCTCAAAAACTGCAAGATTGATTTTTTAGGCAGCGATTGTCACAATATGACAACACGTCCACCCAATCTGCGGCAGACAGTGGATTTTATTACTAAAAAAGCAGGCTTACAGGCGCTTGAAAAAATTGAAAAGCGCTCTGAGATGTTGTACAATCAGGCTTGCAAAAATCAATTTACAGTTATATAA
- a CDS encoding Wzz/FepE/Etk N-terminal domain-containing protein — protein sequence MQDSIDIIELFSILLKRIWIIILVTVFCAAATFSIFKFMVAPTYTAQALLYVNNNNQYSGINNVNLNDINASQKLVNTYIVILQNDKIIEQVAQRCNLQYGELKDVSEMITMKSVNNTEVFSIAVTSTSPELSAKMANTMADMAPAEIIRVVKAGSVEVISQAEPPARPSGPNSVRNGVIGGLLGLILTCGCVLLFEMLDITVKGEEDLISHYNVAVLGEIPDFYSVSKGGYKNYEK from the coding sequence TTGCAGGATTCAATCGACATCATAGAACTGTTTTCTATCCTACTTAAAAGAATTTGGATTATTATTTTGGTCACCGTATTTTGTGCGGCCGCGACCTTCAGCATCTTTAAATTTATGGTTGCACCGACCTACACGGCTCAGGCATTGCTATATGTGAATAATAATAATCAATATTCTGGTATAAATAACGTTAATCTCAACGATATCAACGCCTCCCAAAAGCTGGTTAATACCTATATTGTCATTTTACAGAACGATAAGATTATCGAGCAGGTTGCCCAGCGTTGCAATCTGCAATATGGCGAACTCAAAGATGTCAGCGAGATGATCACCATGAAGTCGGTCAACAATACCGAAGTGTTCAGCATTGCGGTCACCAGCACCAGTCCGGAGCTATCGGCCAAGATGGCCAACACCATGGCTGATATGGCGCCCGCAGAAATTATCCGCGTGGTCAAGGCTGGCTCTGTGGAAGTAATCTCACAGGCTGAGCCGCCGGCCAGGCCTAGTGGCCCTAATTCGGTGCGCAATGGCGTCATCGGCGGGTTGCTTGGGTTGATCCTCACCTGTGGCTGCGTGTTGTTATTTGAGATGTTGGATATCACCGTCAAGGGAGAAGAGGATTTGATCAGCCATTATAATGTTGCGGTACTCGGCGAAATTCCGGACTTTTACTCGGTGTCCAAGGGAGGATATAAAAATTATGAGAAGTAA
- a CDS encoding CpsD/CapB family tyrosine-protein kinase yields the protein MRSNGLFSLFRRTHDASDRTHGILIDDNTPFAIKEAYKTARTNLLFALATSENKCVIMTSALASEGKSTNCANLALTMSQTGASVLLIDADLRKSTQHKIFGISNTIGLAEILGGFCKVGDGVQEQVHPNLDIITAGQVPPNPSELLGSQNMQKLIEIVSKNYSYIFIDSPPVNIVTDALVLAKYAAGLIMCTRYRQSTHDEVRRAVASVEFANAKILGMIVCDVRDTGSSYYRKSYKSYKSYE from the coding sequence ATGAGAAGTAACGGATTATTCTCTCTTTTTCGCAGAACACACGACGCGTCTGATCGGACCCATGGTATTTTGATTGATGATAACACGCCTTTTGCTATAAAAGAAGCTTATAAAACGGCTCGCACTAATCTTTTATTCGCGCTGGCTACCAGCGAAAATAAATGCGTAATCATGACCAGCGCTTTGGCGTCTGAAGGGAAATCGACTAACTGTGCTAATCTGGCGTTAACCATGTCGCAGACGGGGGCTTCGGTACTGTTGATTGATGCGGATTTAAGAAAATCGACCCAGCATAAGATTTTTGGCATCTCCAATACCATTGGTCTTGCAGAGATTCTGGGTGGCTTTTGCAAAGTTGGCGATGGTGTACAGGAGCAGGTGCATCCCAACTTGGATATCATCACGGCAGGGCAGGTGCCACCGAACCCATCCGAGCTGCTCGGTTCACAGAACATGCAGAAGCTGATTGAAATTGTGAGCAAAAACTATAGCTATATTTTTATCGACAGTCCCCCGGTCAATATCGTGACCGATGCTTTGGTGCTGGCCAAATATGCTGCCGGCCTGATCATGTGTACGCGTTACCGGCAGTCTACCCATGACGAGGTGCGTCGCGCCGTTGCCAGTGTTGAGTTTGCCAACGCAAAAATTCTGGGCATGATTGTTTGCGACGTAAGGGATACCGGCTCTAGCTATTACCGAAAGAGCTATAAGTCATACAAAAGCTACGAATAA
- a CDS encoding O-acetylhomoserine aminocarboxypropyltransferase/cysteine synthase, with the protein MANKKYRFETLQIHVGQEQPDPATDARAVPIYATTSYVFKDSAQAAGRFGLTEGGNIYTRLMNPTSNVFEKRIAALEGGVGALATASGSAAISYAVQNIAWAGDHILSAKNLYGGTYNLFANTLREQGVATTFADITDLVAFESAILPNTKLIFAETLGNPNSDVTDLRALADIAHRHGIPLIVDNTFATPYLLRPIEYGADVVVHSATKFIGGHGTVMGGVIIDSGRFDWAQNDKFPGLSEPNPSYHGVVFTEACGNQAYIIKLRTTLMRDQGATISPFNSFLLLQGLETLSLRVERHVENALKVVEFLKGHPLVERVNHPSLVTGKAKALYEDYFPNGAASIFTFEIEGGAEKARQFTESLGLFSLLANVADVKSLVIHPASTTHSQMNEQELLAAGIKPNTIRLSIGTEHIDDIIADLAQGFKAVN; encoded by the coding sequence ATGGCTAATAAAAAATATCGCTTTGAAACGCTTCAGATACATGTCGGGCAGGAGCAGCCCGACCCCGCCACAGATGCACGCGCTGTGCCGATTTATGCGACGACTTCCTACGTTTTTAAAGATTCCGCGCAGGCGGCTGGTCGATTTGGCCTGACCGAGGGCGGTAATATCTACACCCGCCTGATGAACCCAACTTCCAACGTGTTTGAAAAGCGCATTGCAGCGTTGGAGGGGGGCGTTGGGGCGCTGGCCACCGCTTCAGGCTCAGCGGCCATCAGCTACGCAGTGCAAAACATCGCGTGGGCAGGCGACCACATTCTGTCGGCTAAAAACCTCTATGGCGGCACCTATAACCTGTTTGCCAATACACTACGCGAACAGGGCGTTGCTACTACTTTTGCTGACATCACCGATTTGGTGGCCTTTGAATCCGCCATTTTGCCCAACACTAAGCTCATCTTTGCTGAGACCCTGGGGAATCCGAATTCCGACGTTACCGACCTGCGCGCTCTCGCGGATATTGCCCACCGCCACGGTATCCCGTTGATTGTGGACAACACATTTGCCACCCCATATTTGCTGCGTCCCATTGAGTATGGCGCGGATGTAGTGGTGCATTCGGCGACTAAGTTTATTGGCGGGCATGGTACCGTTATGGGCGGTGTGATCATTGATTCCGGAAGGTTTGACTGGGCGCAAAATGATAAATTCCCCGGCCTTTCAGAGCCGAACCCCTCTTATCACGGCGTGGTGTTTACCGAGGCCTGTGGCAATCAGGCCTATATCATCAAGCTGCGCACCACCCTCATGCGTGATCAAGGCGCGACGATTTCGCCGTTTAATTCCTTTCTCCTGTTACAAGGGCTTGAAACGCTTTCGCTGCGGGTGGAACGCCATGTTGAAAACGCGTTGAAAGTGGTGGAATTCTTGAAAGGCCACCCGCTAGTTGAGCGCGTCAACCACCCTTCGCTCGTCACCGGAAAAGCCAAAGCACTTTATGAAGACTATTTTCCAAACGGCGCGGCGTCCATCTTTACCTTTGAGATTGAGGGTGGGGCCGAAAAGGCACGACAATTCACTGAAAGTCTGGGGCTGTTCAGCCTTTTGGCCAATGTTGCCGATGTTAAATCGCTGGTTATTCACCCCGCGTCAACCACCCATTCGCAGATGAATGAGCAGGAATTGCTGGCTGCCGGTATCAAACCCAACACGATCCGGCTGTCTATTGGCACAGAACACATCGACGATATTATCGCCGATCTGGCGCAGGGTTTTAAAGCGGTTAATTAA